GCAGGTGCTGCACTCCATCAATCACTTCCGAGTCAGGATATTCTTTCATGCTCCGGGATATTTGAACAACTTCATGTCCTTGCCGGGCAAACTCTTTCGCTAAGGCAAACCATCGTTTCTCAACAGCTCCTCCCAACATGGGCGGAACCGGAAAAAAAGCTCCCTGAAAAATGGCTATACGCATTAGAAAATGGTTAAATCTTACACAGATACTTTTTCATCGGCCATGCTGCTGCTGGCTGACTTCATGACTTCCGACAACCGCTGAGCCGCAGCCGGAATAGCAAACTCCCGTTCGAAAGTAGCCCGCGCCCGCTGATTCATTTTCTCTCTTTCGGCGGTCGACAACCGCAGCCAGGCTGATAATGCTTGCTCGGTTCCCTGCAATGTATCGGGCGTCACGATGCCACATTTGGCGGCTTCAATTTCACGCCAGATATTAACCTGATCCGAAATCAGGACGGGTTTCCCGCAAGCCAGAGCCTCTACCACCGCAATACCAAAGTTCTCTTGATGGCTCGGTAACGCAAACGTTTCACAACCGTAGAAAGCGCCCCACTTGGCATCTCCCGTAAGCATACCGGGCAAGAAGACATTCGACTTCAACAGCGGATCGCTGGCCACCATTTGCTGAATTTTCTGTCCGTAAGCAGTGTCCAGCTTGGGACCGGCAATCACCAGCTTCGGAACTTCGGTCCCAAGCTCCTGCTGTTTCAGCACTGTATTTTTGTACGCTTCGATCAGTAAATCAACCCCTTTTTTCTGGTGTATCCGGCTCAGAAACAACCAATAGGGCTGTTGACCCAAACCAGGACATTTATCCAAAAATGCCTTTTGCATTTCCGGCTGGAAGGCGGGTGGCGTCACAATGCCGTAACCGACGTTGATTTCCTGGCTGGGCTGATACGGGCTAAAGGAAGTCCGGGCCAGTTCCAGTTCGGCCTGACAGGTAAACAATACGCCATCGGCCTGTTTGACCACGCTGCCTTCAATGGCTTTCCAATACAGCCAGTTCCGTAACGCCTTCAGTTTTCTACCTTCAGCTTTCTGAAAATAAGGATCGAGCATCCCGTGTGGCATAACAAAAAGCCGGGGAGTCTTCCCCGTGCCTTTTTGGCCAGACTGCTTAGCCCGAAACGCTTTTAAAGCTTTGGTAGCCGCGTAACTTGGGTAAAGCCAGAGTCCGTGCACAATGACAGCATCGAACCGACCAAGGTTCTCGATGAGCCAGGGAATGAGTTTGGGCGCGTAATTCCAGGGCCCTTTATTGGGGCCCAAGGCATGTATTGGAAATGAATCCTTACCCAGGAAATCTGCATCAGGACGGTTCAGACAAACTACCTCATTATGAACCCCCATTTTCTGTAGTTCATTGCAGGAGTTTCTGATACCCTGGCAAGGGCCGCCCGAAGCGGGATCCATGCTACCGATAATCCGAAGTATGTTCATGTTTTTTTTCTGTCTGCAAAAGACTATAATAGATCGCTTCGATTTGATCTAATGCCTGATTCGCATCAAACCGTTTCGCATTTTCAAGGCCAGCCTGGACCGCCTTTTCCCGTTCAGCGCCCCTTAACCGCACGACACGATCAACAACCCGAGCCGCTGCTTTCGCCCAGCTTTCGTGTTCCGACTGATCTGCGGGCTGACGTGGAATCAGGAATCCGGCTTCACCAGCGACTTCGGTCATAGGGGCAGCATCCGTTGTAACAACCGGGCATCCCGAAGCCATGGCTTCCGCAATCGGCCAACCGAACCCTTCGGCCAACGATGGGAAGACAAACACCGAAGCACCGGCATAGGCCAGGCGCACGGCTTCGTTATCTAACCCAGTTAAAAAATGAATATCCGACGTGTAGGGAGACGCTTCTCGTCTGTCCTTCACCGACTGACCGGGCGGTATACCGATCATCAGCAGCGGCAGTTTCTGGTCGCTCAGCCCCCGCCAGGCGTCATAAATTTGAATGACGCCACGTCGATTTTTATACCATTGGTTTCCACCCACGTGCAACAGGTAACCCGCCGTCAGATCCAATTCTAGCTTCTGTCCGAGTGCAGTTTTTGACTGAATGGCGTCCAAAAGGGTGAACGACTGATTTAAGCCGTTGTAGACAACTTCGGAACGCGCCGGAACGGAAGAAAGCTGTTTATGAAGATCTTCCCTTGTCTTTTGCGAAACCGAAATAAAATTTTTTCCTTTTGAATAACCGCGGTGGATGAACTCCTGGTATTGCCTCCCAGACCAGCTGGTTTTTCTTTCCGATATTTTGCCAAGCGCCGATTGCTGCGCCAGAAAGTCGTGACAGTGAACAACATGGGGGCGGTCCGTTACGAGCGGTACCCAGGGTCCCTGTGCGTTATCCGTAAATACAAAAAGAGTGTCTGGAGGGCAACTTTTCAAACGCCGACGAACTTCATTAGGAAAGAGAACAAACTGATCAACATATCCCAACCATTTCTTCAAACCCTGTGGCGCAGGAAGCCGGAACAATCCTGGAGTAGGCAGCCAGGATTCTACTTCATGGCCGCGAGCCCGCATTCCTTCTGTCAGCATATGCGCAAAACGCGGCATGCTCTGTGATCCGAGGAAGGTGGGGTGGTTAAAGAAGATTATACGCATACAGCTACTATAAGTTCCGGATTGATTAAACGTTTTAAAAAGACTTGGGGCAAAATTACTTTTAACTTTTTAGGTAAGTTCAGAAGTAAGCTATTGTCCTCCGAACTCCAGAAATCAAGCGCAACTAGCCTTTCATGGCCTTATAAATCCAGCGATACAAATTTTCGCCCATAAAGTGTTGGCCTTCAGAATTGAAATGAATTTCATCCAGATAGTACTTCTTATCCAAGGCAAAATCTAGCTCTTTTATCACTTTTCGATTTCTTTTCGTGAAGAAGTCAATAATCAACTGTCCTTCCTGCGAGTATTTCTTTTCAACTAATTCCTTTTGTGAAGCATGAAGATAAACAATTAAAGGAACCTTAAGACAAGTAGCCAGACTATCAATGTCATTGAATCCTGTGTTGAAGCTCCGTCCTTCGGGTTGAACGTCCTGATCTTCTGAAATCCCTTTTTTAAATTTACTCAGCAACGTATCATTGACTTTCTTAAAGAGCTTAAAACTTGCCAATGCGTAATTATCCGACGGCATACTGGACTTTACTCCAACGACTTTTTTGAAAGTCATGTTATCAAAAGCATCTCCGCTATTGTTAACCATTACAATC
This Larkinella insperata DNA region includes the following protein-coding sequences:
- a CDS encoding glycosyltransferase; protein product: MNILRIIGSMDPASGGPCQGIRNSCNELQKMGVHNEVVCLNRPDADFLGKDSFPIHALGPNKGPWNYAPKLIPWLIENLGRFDAVIVHGLWLYPSYAATKALKAFRAKQSGQKGTGKTPRLFVMPHGMLDPYFQKAEGRKLKALRNWLYWKAIEGSVVKQADGVLFTCQAELELARTSFSPYQPSQEINVGYGIVTPPAFQPEMQKAFLDKCPGLGQQPYWLFLSRIHQKKGVDLLIEAYKNTVLKQQELGTEVPKLVIAGPKLDTAYGQKIQQMVASDPLLKSNVFLPGMLTGDAKWGAFYGCETFALPSHQENFGIAVVEALACGKPVLISDQVNIWREIEAAKCGIVTPDTLQGTEQALSAWLRLSTAEREKMNQRARATFEREFAIPAAAQRLSEVMKSASSSMADEKVSV
- a CDS encoding glycosyltransferase; its protein translation is MRIIFFNHPTFLGSQSMPRFAHMLTEGMRARGHEVESWLPTPGLFRLPAPQGLKKWLGYVDQFVLFPNEVRRRLKSCPPDTLFVFTDNAQGPWVPLVTDRPHVVHCHDFLAQQSALGKISERKTSWSGRQYQEFIHRGYSKGKNFISVSQKTREDLHKQLSSVPARSEVVYNGLNQSFTLLDAIQSKTALGQKLELDLTAGYLLHVGGNQWYKNRRGVIQIYDAWRGLSDQKLPLLMIGIPPGQSVKDRREASPYTSDIHFLTGLDNEAVRLAYAGASVFVFPSLAEGFGWPIAEAMASGCPVVTTDAAPMTEVAGEAGFLIPRQPADQSEHESWAKAAARVVDRVVRLRGAEREKAVQAGLENAKRFDANQALDQIEAIYYSLLQTEKKHEHTSDYR